A DNA window from Zingiber officinale cultivar Zhangliang chromosome 3A, Zo_v1.1, whole genome shotgun sequence contains the following coding sequences:
- the LOC122053720 gene encoding uncharacterized protein LOC122053720 produces MDLRGTSRGGRGTLRFDLKLAVVCSIFLGIGSVLFLVAIGSSSTGTGACLEIIRSWREKVEALSFSAPVLKLHGNQRRREVATGRRELAEAGSRPPICAYKCGRCSPCSPVHVQVPPSTAEGDGKRDRDAAEYLPVAWWCRCHGRLYQP; encoded by the exons ATGGATTTGAGAGGCACCagtagaggaggaagaggaacgtTAAGGTTCGACTTAAAGTTGGCTGTTGTCTGCTCAATTTTCTTGGGCATTGGCTCTGTGCTGTTCTTGGTCGCTATAGGAAGCAGCAGCACTGGCACCGGAGCTTGTTTAG AGATCATCAGAAGCTGGAGGGAAAAGGTGGAAGCCCTTTCTTTCAGCGCTCCAGTTCTTAAACTTCAT GGGAATCAGCGGCGGCGGGAGGTGGCGACGGGGAGGAGGGAATTGGCGGAGGCAGGGTCTAGGCCTCCGATTTGCGCTTACAAGTGCGGGCGATGTAGCCCATGCTCGCCGGTGCACGTGCAGGTGCCACCAAGTACTGCAGAGGGGGACGGGAAGAGGGACAGGGACGCCGCCGAGTATTTGCCCGTGGCGTGGTGGTGCAGGTGCCACGGCCGCCTCTATCAGCCGTAA